Within Alteribacter lacisalsi, the genomic segment TTTCCACTTTCAGTACCGGACCCATTATGGTTACCTCAATGACAGCCTCGTTTCTGGCATTCCCGACCAGTACATTTGCCATCTGCATCGCATACTCGTCCATGGCTCCGGCAGGACTGAGTCCAAACTGCTGATAGCCGAGGCGGCCGCGGTCCTGCACTGTTGTTAAAAGACCCGCTTTCTCAACTGTAAAACTCATCAGTCTCCCACCTTCCTGATTTCCACACCGGCTTCCTGGAGGCTTGTACGGAGATTCTGCACAAAGGCAAGGGCTTTTGGTCCGTCACCGTGTACACAGATTGTATCCGGTTCAATCGGAATTTCTGTTCCATCAACCGCTGTGACTACCCCGTTTTTAATCATTTTCAATACCCGTTCTGTCACTTCAGCCTCGTCTTCTATTACCGATCCGGCTTCTGTCCGCGGAGTCAGGGTGCCATCAGGCTGGTAGGAGCGGTCGGCAAACACCTCCTGGGCCATTTTAAGCCCGTGTTCCTTGCCCGCTTTCACCAGTTCGCTTCCTGCCAGGCCGAAAAGGATGAGCGAGTCGTCTACATCCCGTACAGCTCGTGCAATTGCATCAGCTGTGACACGGTTTTTTGCTGCCATGTTAAACAGGGCGCCGTGCGGCTTGACGTGCTGGAGGCGCTCTCCTTCAAGCTGAACAAAGGCGTTCAGTGCCCCAATCTGATACACGACCATGTTATAGACATCCTCGGGCTCCACTTCAATATACCTCCGGCCAAAGCCGCCGAGATCCGGCAGTCCCGGATGTGCACCGAGCCCGGTGCCGGACGCCGCTGCAAGTTTTACCGTAGCCCGCATCACGTTATGATCGCCTGCGTGATACCCACAGGCAATATTGGCCGAGCTCACAAGCTTGAGTACTTCCGGGTCCTGCCCGATTGTATAATTACCGAAGCTTTCTCCTAGGTCACTGTTCAAATCAATGCGCATGTTCTCCCTCCTCAATGTGTACGATCTGTTCTCCTCCCTCCGCACGGCGGCAGAGGTCTTTGTACTCTTTTTCGTCGACCGGTTTAAAACGGATCCGGTCCCCTGCCTGCAGAAGGAATGGATCCGCCTGCTCCTGGTCAAACAGCTTTACCGGCGTATGCCCGACCAGCTGCCAGCCGCCAGGGGAATCGAGCGGGTAAATGCCTGTCTGCTCCCCCGCGATCCCAACGGAGCCTGCAGGAACCTTCTGGCGCGGATTGTCTCTTCTTGGGGTATGAAGTTTTTCCGAAAGACCGCCCAGATAAGGAAAGCCCGGGTTAAATCCGAGCATGTAGACGAGATAATCCGGCTCGCTGTGAAGACGGATCAC encodes:
- the pxpB gene encoding 5-oxoprolinase subunit PxpB, producing the protein MTQIQSFKPVGEKAIRIGFDEKISEQTNRYIRALCKVIGDNVHPAVTEWVPAYASLTVYYKPETAGYDEMTAFLKECEKQVQNEETGEGRIIHIPVFYGSEGGPDLEDLASHNEMDKEEVIRLHSEPDYLVYMLGFNPGFPYLGGLSEKLHTPRRDNPRQKVPAGSVGIAGEQTGIYPLDSPGGWQLVGHTPVKLFDQEQADPFLLQAGDRIRFKPVDEKEYKDLCRRAEGGEQIVHIEEGEHAH
- a CDS encoding LamB/YcsF family protein; this encodes MRIDLNSDLGESFGNYTIGQDPEVLKLVSSANIACGYHAGDHNVMRATVKLAAASGTGLGAHPGLPDLGGFGRRYIEVEPEDVYNMVVYQIGALNAFVQLEGERLQHVKPHGALFNMAAKNRVTADAIARAVRDVDDSLILFGLAGSELVKAGKEHGLKMAQEVFADRSYQPDGTLTPRTEAGSVIEDEAEVTERVLKMIKNGVVTAVDGTEIPIEPDTICVHGDGPKALAFVQNLRTSLQEAGVEIRKVGD